Genomic window (Hydrogenimonas cancrithermarum):
CACACGAGATCGGGGTCATTATGGACTGGGTACCGTCGCACTTCGTGACCGACGGCCATGGGCTCATCAATTTCGACGGTACCTGCCTCTACGAGCATGAAGACCCGCGCCTTGGGTATCACCCGGAATGGAGCAGCGCCATCTTCAACTACGGAAGAAACGAGGTGCGCGCCTTTTTGATCTCGAGTGCAATGTATTGGCTCGAAAAGTACCACATCGATGGCATTCGCGTCGATGCGGTCGCGTCGATGCTCTACCTCAACTATGCCCGGAAAGATGGTGAGTGGCTTCCAAACAAGTATGGCGGTAACGAAAATCTCGATGCGATCGACTTTTTGAAACAGCTCAACGAGACGGTCTATGGGGCGTACCAGGATATCGTGATGATCGCGGAGGAGTCAACGGCATATCCGATGGTGACACGCCCTGTCTATCTTGGAGGCCTGGGGTTCGGTTTCAAATGGAACATGGGATGGATGCACGATACGCTCAAATATTTCAAGCTCGACCCGATTCACCGACAGCACCATCATCACCAGATCACCTTCAGCATGTGGTATGCCTTCGACGAAAACTTCGTGCTGCCGCTCAGCCACGACGAGGTGGTCCATATGAAAGGCTCGCTCATCAACAAGATGCCAGGCGACGAAAATCAGAAATTCGCCAACCTTCGCGCACTCTTCGCCTACATGACGGCACATCCGGGTAAAAAACTGCTCTTTATGGGTGGGGAGTTCGGCCAATGGCGTGAATGGAACTACAAGGAGAGCCTCGACTGGCATCTTCTGGAAAAACCGTGCCATCGAGGGCTTCAGAAGCTCGTCAGCGACCTCAATGGCCTCTATAGGAGCGAGCGGGCGCTTCATCTCTACGACGAGAAACATGCCGGATTCGAGTGGATCGACGCCAACGACTACCAGCACAATGTCCTCAGCTTCATCCGAAAAAGCGATATCGATGAAGAGACGATTCTGGTCGTTTGCAACTTTGCAGATACGGTCTACGAGAACTACCGTGTCGGTGTGCCCTTTTCCGGTCTTTGGAAGGAGATCTTCAACTCGCAGTACAAAACCTACGAGGGATGGGATATCACCAATCCCGAACCGATACATACGGATCCGATCGAAGCCCATGGAAGAGAGCATTCACTGAGTCTGCGCCTTCCGGCGCTTGGGGTCTCTTATTTCAAACTGATTTAATATGAAAAGGTTTGGGAGGTCTGCAGATATTCGTGCGCCATATAGCTGCTGCGGGTGTAGGGCGAACTCTTGATGTAGCGGTAGCCCATGGCCATGCCTGCCTGGCGGTAGAAGTCGAAGAGGGCGGGTTCCACAAATTCCACGACGGGTGTGTGGCGGCGGCTCGGTGCCAGATACTGGCCGATACTCAGCAGTCTACATCCCGTCTTCAGAATATCCTCCATCGTTTCCAGAACCTCCTCTTTTCTCTCCCCCAGTCCCAGCATGATCCCGCTTTTGGTGGCGATATCGGGATTTGCCGAGGAGAGATTTTTTAAAACACGCAGTGACCGTTCATAGTCGGCCCCTTTGCGAATATGGTAGAGGCGGGGGATCGTTTCGATGTTGTGCCCGACGATCTCCGCGCCGCTGCGGGCGGCCGTTTCGATCGCCTTTTCGTCTTCATGGAAGTCGGGAACGAGAATTTCGACGACGATCGTTGGGTCGAGGGTTTTGATGGCTTTTACCGTTTGGCCGAAATGGCCGGCGCCTCCGTCGGGCAGGTCGTCACGGGTGGGACTGGTGACGACGACATGCCTTAGTCCCATCTGTCCTACGGTTTCGGCCACCCGTTGCGGTTCGTCGGGATCGGGTGGAAGAGGCCTCTTTTTCGTTACGTTGCAGAAGGTGCAGCCACGGGTGCAGAGGTGGCCCAGGATCAGAAAGGTCGCCACTCTTTTCGAAAAGCACTCCGCGATATTGGGACAGAGCGCCTCCTGGCAGATCGTGTGAAGGCCGCTGCCGGCGATCATGGTTTCGACCTCTCTCATCATACTGGGAGTGATCTTTTTTTGGAGCCATTCAGGCTTTTTCTGAAGGTTCTTTTCCATCGATGTTCCATTCTGCGGTTTTGTATTTTGTTTCGAAGAGACGGTCGGCGAGATCCTCTTCCTCTCTTTGCATCGTATCTTCGAAGAGGTCGGCATCCATCGCTTTGCCGAAAGCTTCGATCAGGAGAGGCGTCAGATCTTCGTCGCACCTCACGACCCCGAGAGTTTCGAGCGATAGACTCTCTCCGAAACCGGAAGCCTCCGCGAAGAGAGTTTCGAAACGCTCTTTGTCGTACCGAAGAGGGATGGAGCCGTGCTGGAGCATGGCGGTGCGGGTGTGGCGCTGGGCATTGCCCCCGATCTTTCTCTCCCCGACGACGATGTCGTACGCCTCCCTTCCGGCGAGGCAGATCGGAGACCGGCGCTCCGGTAGCCCTTCCTGGGCGGCGAAACCGGCGGGCAGCCCCAGTTTTTCGTAAAAACGGATCAGAAACTGGCAGAGGAGGCGATAGCTCTCTTTGACACCGTGTCGCTTCGCGAAGGCCGCGGGGAGAACGATGCTGTAGGAGATGTCGCCCCCGTGGACCAGTATGCCGCCTCCCGTGATGCGCCGGACCCCCTCGACGCCGTACTTTTTCATGGAGTCGAGATCGAGAGCTTCGGCAGGTTTGGAGTAGCGCCCGAAGGTGAGAGCGGGATTCCAGCGATAGAGTCGGAAAATGGGTGCGTCGCCATGTCGGTAACTGCGCAGCAACGCTTCATCGACCGCCATGTTCCATCCGCCGAAAGACTCCTCTTCCACGATCACTCTCCATTTTTGCAACTTTAAAAATCCTTTTAATCCGAATTTTAACTTTCGTTAACCGTTTTGTATTATACTACGAAAGAGTGAATGAAAGTTGCCTCGTCGGTGAAATCGATGAGAAGGAGGAGAGACGATGGAAGAGAATTGGATAGAGAAAGATATCGAAAAGTTGCCCGTGCGGCCCAATCTGGTGGACTATGAAGAGACCTGCAGAACTTTCTCGTGGGACGAGGTAGGAAAAAAGTTCGATGGACTTCCCTCCGGCGGGCTCAACATCGCCCACGAGGCGATCGATCGCCACGCCGACGGCCCGCTGAAAGAGAAAACGGCGCTGATCTGGCACGGCAAGAGCGGCGAGAGAAAAACCTACACTTACGCCGACCTGAAAAAAAAGACCAACCGCTTCGCCAACGTCCTCAAAAAGCTCGATTTCGAAAAGGGCGAGCGGGTTTTCATCCTCTCCCCGAGGGTGCCCGAGCTCTACATCGCGGTGATGGGGATTTTGAAAAACCGCAGCGTCATGTGCCCACTCTTCGCGCAGTTCGGTCCCGAGCCGATCTTCCAGCGGATGGAGGGGGGTGATGCGAAGGGACTGATGACGACCGAGCGGCTCTACGACAAGAAGGTGGCCCAGATCGCCGACAGACTACCCGCTTTGAAATATGTCCTGTTGATCGATGCCGAGACCCACAGAGACGAGAGGGTCCTTTCGCTGCCCCGGCTGATGGAAGAGGCGTCCGAGGATTTTAAAATCGGCCCCACCGACGAGGAGGATATGGCGCTGCTGCACTTCACCAGCGGCACGACGGGAAAACCCAAAGGGGTCATCCACGTCCACAAGGCGATCTACACCCACTGGGTGACCGGCTACTACGTGCTCGACTTCCACCCCGACGATATCTTCTGGTGCACAGCCGACCCGGGATGGGTCACCGGTACCTCCTACGGCATCATCGCCCCGTGGCTGCACGGCATCACCAATATCGTCGACGAGGCGGAGTTCAATGCCGAGCGGTGGTTCAAAATCCTCCAAGACGAGAAGGTCAACGTCTGGTACACCGCCCCCACGGCGATCCGACGGCTGATGCGCCTGGATGTCGAACCGCTGAAAGCGTACGATCTGTCGAATCTGCGCCTCATCCAGAGTGTCGGTGAACCTCTCAATCCCGAAGCGGTTCGCTGGGGGATGGAAAAACTCAAACTGCCGATCCACGACAACTGGTGGCAGACGGAGACGGGCGGCATCATGATCGCCAACTACATTTCCCAGACGATCCGACCCGGCTCGATGGGGCGGCCGCTGCCGGGGATCGAGGCGGCGATCGTGCGGCGAAACGACGATGGCACCGCCACCGTCGTCACCGAACCGGGCAAAGAGGGGGATCTGGCGCTTAGGCCCGGATGGCCTTCGATGTTCAGAGGCTACCTGCACAACGAAGAGAAGTACAGAAAATCGTTCGTGGGTGGCTGGTACATCTCGGGCGATCTGGCCTACCGGGATGAAGATGGCTACTTCTGGTTCGTGGGCCGGGCCGACGACATCATCAAAACCTCGGGCCACATGGTGGGCCCCTTCGAAGTCGAAAGCGCCCTGATGGAGCATCCGGCCGTCGCGGAGGTGGGGGTCATCGGGAAACCCGATCCGGTGATCGGACAGCTGGTGAAAGCTTTCGTCTCTTTGAAAAAGGGGTACGAGCCCAGCGAAGAGCTGAAACGTGAGCTACTCGCCTTCGGGCGCAAGAAGCTGGGGGTCGCCGTTGCGCCCAAGGAGATCGAATTCATGGAGAACCTTCCCAAAACGCGCAGCGGAAAGATCATGCGGCGTCTGCTCAAGGCGATGGAGCTGGGGCTCCCCCTGGGTGACACGTCGACGCTGGAAAAGTAAAGCCGACGTTACGCAAAAACTTCGTTTTGGCTGAACGTCATCTCGAAAACGAATGTTTTCGAAACTTCAGGGGGCAGGCTCGGAACCGTAGGTGATGTGTGAAACACCACCGCAGGCAGTCCCCGCCAAAATATGAGCTTCGCTCATGATTTGCATGACATTAGTAGAAAGGATCGAAGATGAGTCTGACGATAAAAGAGGCGAAAAAGCTCTACCGCGACATGCTGCTGATCCGGCGTTTCGAGGAGAAGGCGGCGGAGCTCTACACCGAAGAGAAGATCCGCGGATTTTTGCATCTATATATCGGCGAGGAGGCGGTCGCTACGGGGATCATGGCTACACTGAAGCCCGAAGACGGCGTCGTCGCCACCTACCGCGAACACGGCCACGCCCTCGTCAAGGGGATCGAACCGCAAAAGGTGATGGCCGAACTCTACGGCAAAATCGACGGCTGCTCCCGGGGGCGGGGCGGGTCGATGCACCTTTTCGACAAGGAGAAGAACTTCTACGGCGGTTACGCCATCGTCGGCGGCGGACTGCCTCTGGCGGTGGGGATCGCCCTGGCGGACAAGCGGCTGGGCCGCGAGCGGGTGACGGTCTGCTTCTTCGGCGACGGCGCCGTGGCCGAGGGGGAGTTTCACGAATCCCTCAACCTCGCGGCGCTGTGGAATCTGCCTGTGCTTTTCGTCTGCGAAAACAACCTTTACGGGATGGGAACGCGGCTGGAGCTGGCGGAATCGGAGCCCGACATCGCCAAGAAGGCCGAAAGCTACCGGATCGAATCGCACAGAGTCGACGGGATGGATGTGCTGAAGGTTCACGAGGCGGCCCGCAAAGCCCTCTCCCATGTCCGATCCGGCAAGGGGCCCGTCTTTCTGGAGTGCCAGACCTACCGTTTCCGTGCCCACTCGATGTTCGACGCCGAGCTCTACCGGAGCAAGGAGGAGGTGGAGGAGTGGAAGAAGAAAGACCCGCTGCTGGTGTTCAGGAAACGGAGCGAGGAGCTGGAGATATGGGAGAAGATCGGTGCCGACGCGATCGAAAAAGAGGTGGAGAAGATCATCGCCGACGCCGTCGATTTCGCCGAGAAGAGCGGATGGGAGCCGGTGGATGAGCTGACGAAGTATGTCTATAGCGAGGAGGTGCCGTCATGAAAAAGGAGATCACCTACCGCGAAGCGGTGCGCATCGCGATCGATACCGCGATGGAGAAGGACGAGCGGGTCTTTCTGGCCGGCGAAGATGTGGGGCGCTACGGCGGAAGCTACGCCGTGAGCATGGGGCTGCTGGAAAAGTACGGCTCCGAGAGGATCGTCGACACCCCCCTGTGCGAATCGGGATTCACCGGCATGGGAATCGGGGCGGCGATGAACGGGATGCGTCCGATCGTCGAGATCATGACCTGCAATTTCAGCCTTCTGGCGCTCGATCAGATCGTGAACAACGCCGCCCACCTGCTGCATATGTCGGGCGGCCAGTTCAACGTGCCCCTGGTGATCCGCATGGCCACGGGCGCGGGCAAGCAGCTGGCGGCCCAGCACTCCCACTCCTTCGAGGGGTGGTACGCCCACATCCCCGGCATCAAGGTGCTGACCCCCGCGACGGTGCAGGATGCCCACGACATGGTGGGTCTGGCCCTCGACGATCCCGATCCGGTGCTGATCTTCGAAAACGCGCTGCTCTACAACCGAAAGGGGCCCTTTGACTCCGCGGCGAAGCCGCTGCCGATCGGGAAGGCGAAAGTGATGCGCGAGGGGAACAATCTGAGCATCTTCGCCTACGGCATCAACCTCTTCAAAGCCCTCGACGCCGCCGAGGAGCTGGCCAAAGAGGGGATCGAAGCGGAGGTGGTCGATCTGCGCTCGCTCAGGCCGCTGGACGACGAGACGATCGTCGCCTCGGTGGCGAAGACCCACCGGGTGCTGATCGTCGACGAAGGATGGCGCAGCGGCAGTATTTCGGCCGAAATCATGGCACGAATCAACGAAAAGGCCTTCTACGAGCTCGACGCCCCGATGGCGCGGGTCTGCACCGAAGAGGTGCCGATCCCTTATCCGAGGCACTTGGAGGAGGCGGCGATCCCCAGCGCCGAGAAGGTGGCCGCCGCGGTCCGAACTTTGATGAAGGAGGCGTAGATGATCTACAAGATGCCGAGTCTGGGCGCGGACATGGAGTCGGGGATTCTCGCCGAGTGGAAAGTCAAAGAGGGCGACCGCCTCAAAAAAGGCGACGTCATCGCCGACATCGAAACGAGCAAGGGGATCATAGAAGCCGAAATCTACGAGGACGGCACGGTCGAAAAGATCGTGGGAAAAGAGGGGACGGAGTATCCCGTCGGCACGCCGCTGGCGGTCGTGCGGACCGAAAAGGACGACGACGAAACGATCCGAAAGGAGTTGGCGGAGGTCGAAGCCGCGGCGGGCGGGGAGGCTCCGAAAGAGGAGGGGGCGGCCGAAACGGTGTTTCCCTCTTCGGAAAAAGAGGAGCAGACGGCATCCGCGCCCAAAAGCGCCGCGGAGGAGATTTTCGGGGCGATCGCCGAAACGAAGGACGAAGCGGTGCAGGAGGTCGGCCGCATCCGTGCGACGCCGCTGGCAAGAAAACGGGCCAGAGAGCTCGGGATCGATCTGAAGGAGCTCGCGAAGCGTGTGCGGGGCAAGATCAGCGCCCGCGACGTGGAAGAGGTGGCCAGACAACTCTTTAAACCGGGTGCGGCGAAACCCGACGCGATGCGGATGGCGATCGCCGCGGCGATGAGCCGCTCCAATGCCGAAATTCCTCACTACTATCTTTCGACGCCGATCGACATGACCTCTGCGCTTTCGTGGCTCAGGGATCTCAACGCGAAGCGGTCGATCAAAGATCGCATCCTCCCTGCCGCCCTGATGATCCGCGCCGTGGTCGAAGCGCTGAAAGAGGTCCCGGAGCTCAACGGATTCTGGAAAGAGGGGCCGGTGCCCAGCGAAGCGATCCATCCGGGTATCGCCATCGCAAGGCGGGAGGGAGGGCTCATCACGCCGGCGATGATCGACGCCCACAAAATGAACCTGGACGAGACGATGCAGGCGCTGAGCGACTTGATCACCCGAACCCGCGGCGGTAAGCTGACGAGTTCCCAGATGACGGAACAAACTGTCACGATCACCAATCTCGGCGATCTGGGCGTCGAAAAGGTTTTCGGCGTCATCTACCCGCCGCAGGTGGCACTGATCGGGTTTGGACGCATCATGGAGAGGCCCTGGGCGGTGGGTGACGCCATCGCCGTCAGGAAGGTGGTGGAAGCTTCGATCGCCGGCGACCATCGGGCCACCGACGGAAGAACCGGCGCTCTGTTTCTCGCCAAACTCGACAAAATATTGCAAAATCCGGAGGAACTGCTATGACGAAAGAGGAGATCAAAAAAACGATCGTCGAGGCGATTTATGAAATCGCACCTGAACACGAAGGCGAGGAGATTCCTGAAAAAGAGAATCTTCAGGAATCTCTGGAGATCGATTCCTACGATTTTCTGAACCTGCTGACGGCGCTGGCGGAGAAACTGGGTGTGGAAGTGCCGGAAGAGGATTACGGAAAGGTCGATACCCTCGAACATATGGTCGACTATTTCTCGAATCATATGAAATAATATTAAGGAGGAGAAGATGGGAACCTATACGGATAAACTGCAAGAGATCAAGGCGCTGGTGGAGCGGCTTCAGAAAGAGGCGCCCGAACAGATGGAAGCGTTTCACAAGTTCATGTTCGCCGTCGAAAAGCCGGGAGCGCTCGATACGAAGGCCAAAGAGCTGGTCAACGTGGGGCTGGCGGTGGCGGCGCAGTGCGAGTGGTGCATCTCGCTCCATGTCAAAGGCGCGCTGGATGCGGGAGCGAAGAGGGAGGAGATCATCGACGCGGCGATGCAGGCGGTGCTGATGCACGGCGGACCCGCGCTGATGTATATGATACCTGTGGAAAAAGCGCTCGACGAATTCACGGCGAAATAGTGCGATGAGCGACGCAGCAGCTTATCCGCAGAGCGAGAAGTTCACACCCGAAGCGTGGGATTTGCTTATCCGCTACCAACTCTCACCGGATCTGTTCGCAACGATCAAGAGGGTGGGGGAGGCGGATGTCCGCGACTATATTCAAAGCCACGGTGTGCCCCTTCCGAAACCTTTGACTCCCATTCGGCGGGCGATCATCGAACATGTCGTCGAAGCGGCGAAGAAACCGGTCTTTCACATCTACGACGGTATTGACGCCACGTTGATCCGGGCCTACGAGACGAAGGAGCTGACGGTCACCGTCTGGATCCTCAAACTCGTCGCCGAAGCGATGATGAAACATCCCGAGACCCGAACGACTCTTGGCGCCGACACGTTCCAGGTGTGGCCCAACGCTTCCATCGCATTGGCGATGGCCCACGGCGAAGCCCTCTATATGCCGGTCTTCAGGGATGTCGATACCAAGAGCGTCCAGCAGATCGCCGACGAGCTGGCGAATTACAAAGAGCGGGTACGCAGGGGGAGGGTGCTGGCCTCCCACCTGGTGGGTTCGACCTTCGGTATATCGAACCTGGGGATGACGGGAATCGATCGGTTTGATGCGTTGATCAACAAAAACGATACGGGCATCGCCGCCATCGGCGGCGAAACGCAGGGACGAATCAGTGTCACACTGACGATCGACCACCGCTTCATCAACGGCTGGCAGGCAGCGGAATTCATGCAGACGCTCAAAAAACTGGCGGAAGATCCGACGTTGTTCAAATGATCATACCGCTTTCGTCCGCAAGACGAAACAGAAAGGATTTTAGATGAAAGCCAAAGCTGACGAAACGACGCGTGTTTATCTGATAGGAAGCGGAATCGCGAATCTGGCGGCCGCTTTCTATCTCATCGAAGATGCAGGAGTGGACCCGCAGCGTATCACGATCTACGAACAGTGGGACATCGCTGGAGGCGCGCTGGACGGATCGGGGGATCCCGAACATGGCTATCTGATACGCGGTGGGCGGATGCACGAAAAGCACTACCACTGCTACTGGGACCTGCTTTCTCACATTCCCTCCTACGACGATCCCGACGTAACCGTCTACGAAGAGACGATAGAGTTCAACGAGCGGTATGTCTCCGACAATCATGCGAGACTTCTGAAAGAGGGAAAACGGGTCGATCTGAGAAGCTACAGGCTCAGTCTTCAGGATCAGTTCGACATGACGAAACTTCTCTTCACCCCCGAGAGCGAATTGCAGCGGCTGCGGATCGAGGATTGGTTCAGTGGGGAGTTTTTTCAGACGAACTACTGGCTGATCTTCACCAGCATGTTCGCTTTCCAGAAATGGAGCTCCTTGATGGAAGCGCGTCGCTATATGCTGCGATTCATGCATCTCATGCCCGGAATGAAGCGGTTGCAGGGGATTCTGCGGACCAAGTACAACCAGTACCACTCCGTGGTGGTTCCCCTGCAGCAGTGGCTCGGCGACAAAGGTGTACGGTTCGAATTAAAAACGAGGGTCGTCGATATCGATTTTGATCTGGGCGATGGGAAAAAACGGGCGACACATCTGCATCTGGTCACGAACGGGGAGAGCCGCACACTGGAAGTGGGAGAGAAGGATTACTGTTTCCTCATCAACGGTTCCATCGTTGACGCCCCCGACGAAGGGGATCTGAAAACCCCAGCCAGACTCAAAGGGGTGGAGGATTCTGGTTCGTGGAGTCTGTGGAAGAAGATCGCGGCCAAAGATCCCGATTTCGGAAACCCGGATGTTTTCTGCGGCGATATCGACCGCTCCAAATGGTACTCCTATACCGTGACCCTGCGTGACCGCACGTTCCATGACTATATGGAGGATTTCACGGGCAATCTCAACGGTACCGGCGGACTGATCACGCTGACCGATTCCAACTGGCTCATGTCCATCGTTATCGCCAGGCAGCCCCATTTCCCGGACCAGCCAAACGACGTCAAGGTCTTCTGGGGCTACGGGCTCTATGTGGACCGCGTCGGCAACAAGGTCAAAAAACCGATGAGTGAATGTACCGGCGAAGAGATTCTGCGGGAGCTCTGGTACCATCTGAAGATCGAGGAGATGATGGAGCCGATCATGCAGTCGGAGAGACTGGTCAACTGCATTCCGGTGGCGATGCCTTTCATCGACAGCCTCTTCATGCCGAGAGCCTTCGGCGACCGCCCCGCGGTGTTGCCGGAAGGGACGGAGAATTTCGCTTTTCTCGGGCAGTTCACGGAGGTGAAAGATGATTGCGTCTTTACCGTGGAGTATTCGGTGCGTACGGCCCAAATGGCGGTCTTTGGTCTCTTCGACTGTGGCAAGGAGCCTCTGCCGGTCTACGTGGGTGCCCACAATCCCATCGCGATGATGAAAGCGGCGGCGGCGATCGCGGAATAGGAGAGAATCGAGATGGAGTACGATTACGATATCGTTTTTTTGGGCGGCGGCCTCAACTATGCGGGTGCCGTCGTGGCCTCGAAGGCGAGGCTGAAGTGTGCACTGGTGGAGAAAAACCCGGCGCATCTTGGTGGGACATGTCTGCACAACGGCTGTATCCCTTCCAAAATGTACCTGGCGGCCGCCGATACGGTGCGGGCGTCGAAAAAAGCGCATTTCAGTGGGTCGCTTTCGCTCGATATGGCGAAACTGGACGAAGAGAAGGAAGCGCTTCTGGCGCGGGCGACGAAAGCGATCATGAAGCAGTGCGAAAATGTGGAGATCGTCGAGGGGGAGGGCGTCCTGACGGCGCCGCACACCATAGAAGCAGACGGTAAAACCGTCACGGGAAGGTATGTGATCATCGGAACCGGTTCGCGCCCTTTCATTCCGGAGGGGATCGTTTACGACAGCCATTCGGTCATCACCAGCGACGAAGTTCTCAATATGCGGGAGTTTCCGGAAAGGATCGCCATCTACGGAGATGGTGCCATCGGGTTGGAAATGGCGAGCTTTTTCGCTTCCGTCGGTGTGGAGACGGAGCTAATCTGGCGCCACGACACGCTGCTGCGAAAAGCGCACCCGAAGATTTCGGAAAACGCCATGAAACAGATGGAGGCACTCGGCGTGACGCTGCTGCCCGACCACTCCATCGAAACGGCCAAAAAGGCGAAAAAGGGCGTGCACATCCGTTTTTCCGACGGATCGGAACACCATGTACCCAAACTCCTGGTCGCCACGGGACGCCGCCCCAACGTGGAAGCGGTTCGTAACGATGCCGTCGCTGTGGACAAACGCGGCATCGTTACCGACGAACATTTCGAAACGACCTGCAAAGACCATTATGCCGTCGGAGATTGCAACGGCAAACTTCAGCTCGCCCATGCGGCGAGGGCGGAAGTGCTCTATGTCGTCAGGCAGATTCTGGGCGAAAAACCGGAGCCTCTGAATCTGAATCATGTCGTGAAGTTCATCCATACCCTCCCATGCTCCTACGCGGTCGTGGGGGAAACCCGAAGCGAACTGGAAAAACGGGGCGTGGAGTACAAAGAGAGTGTCGTACCGTTGTCGGGGCTACCGTTTCCTCACACCCACGACGGAGACCTGGGCGTCATGGTGGTCTACGCCGACGAAGATAGGTTCATCATGGGCGGAGAGGTTTTCTGCCCGGGTGCCGAAGAGATCATTGCCGTCGTTTCGATGGCTCTGGCTGGGGAGATGGACGTAAAGCTGGCCAGGCGCACCATTCTCGCCCATCCGACTTTTTCCGAATCTCTCGAAAGGGCATTCGATCGGCTATGATATGAAATGGATGGAGGTTCGTCTCGTATTTTGTCTACAACATGGAAAAATGATTTGATATAAGGATTTGAAATGGCGATTTTGCAATCGTTCGGAGCGGCCGAAGTGGTAACGGGCTCTTGTCATTTGCTCCGTATGGAGAAGGGACCGACGATTCTCGTGGATTGCGGTATGTTTCAAGGCACTGTTGAGGAGAGAAACTTCGAACCCTTCGGATTCGATCCAAAAAAGGTGGACATTCTACTAGTTACCCACGCGCACCTTGACCATGTAGGACGGATTCCGAAATTGGTGAAAGAGGGGTTCCAGGGGCGCATCGTGACACTTAAATCGACGATGGAACTCGCGGAAGTTGTGATGCTCGATAGCGCCCATCTGATGCTCGAAGAGTATGAAACTCGTTATCGCAAAGCTCAGCGACGGGGTGCGGAAGCGAGTGTACGACAACCGCTCTATACACCCGATGACGTTCAGTTGGTGTATGATCTGCCAATGGTGTTCGTGGAGTACGATAAACCGATGGAGATCGCAAAAGGTATCGTGGCTACTTTCCGAAATGCGGGGCACATTCTCGATTCGGCCACGATCGAACTGGATATCTATGAGAACGGTATGGAGAAAAAAGTCGTTTTCAGTGGCGATCTAGGCAACCATAACGATATGGTGATGCGAAATCCCGAATATGTCGAAAAAGCCGATACCCTTTTTATCGAGTCGACCTACGGTGATCGTAACCACAAAGGGATCGCAGAGAGTGTTGAAGAGTTTAAAAAAATCGTCGTCGATACACTGTTGAATCAGGGGAATGTGCTCATTCCCTCTTTCGCCATCGAAAGGACCCAGGAGATTCTCTGTCTATTGAAACGGATGTATGATGAGAAAAAGCTTCCGCAGTGCCGTATCTTTCTCGATTCTCCGATGGCCATTCGCGCTACAAGACTCTATGACGAATATCATGAGGAGTTGAGCCGGGAGTGCAACGACTATCTCAAACGCGACGGCACGATTTTCGAGTTTCCCTGGGTCGAATATACTTCCAAACCAGAAGAGTCCAAGAAGATCAACGAGATCGAGAGCGGATGCATCATCATCGCCGGAAGTGGTATGTGTACAGGCGGACGGATTCTCCACCATTTCAAACACCGTCTCTGGAACGAAAAGAACGCTCTTCTTTTTGTTGGATATCAAGCCGAAGGAACCCTGGGACGGCGCATCGTGAATGGTGAAAGACATCTTCGTATTTACCATGAAGAGGTAGTGGTACGTGCGAGTATACATACAATCAACGGATTTTCGGCTCATGCCGACCAGAGCGAGCTGATCGATTGGATGCGGAGATTCGAACGGCTAGACAAGATTTTCCTGATCCACGGCGAATACGATAAACAGAAGATTTTTAAAAGTGCGATCGCCGAAAAACTCGCCAAAAAGGCGCATATCGTCGAAC
Coding sequences:
- a CDS encoding MBL fold metallo-hydrolase RNA specificity domain-containing protein, translating into MAILQSFGAAEVVTGSCHLLRMEKGPTILVDCGMFQGTVEERNFEPFGFDPKKVDILLVTHAHLDHVGRIPKLVKEGFQGRIVTLKSTMELAEVVMLDSAHLMLEEYETRYRKAQRRGAEASVRQPLYTPDDVQLVYDLPMVFVEYDKPMEIAKGIVATFRNAGHILDSATIELDIYENGMEKKVVFSGDLGNHNDMVMRNPEYVEKADTLFIESTYGDRNHKGIAESVEEFKKIVVDTLLNQGNVLIPSFAIERTQEILCLLKRMYDEKKLPQCRIFLDSPMAIRATRLYDEYHEELSRECNDYLKRDGTIFEFPWVEYTSKPEESKKINEIESGCIIIAGSGMCTGGRILHHFKHRLWNEKNALLFVGYQAEGTLGRRIVNGERHLRIYHEEVVVRASIHTINGFSAHADQSELIDWMRRFERLDKIFLIHGEYDKQKIFKSAIAEKLAKKAHIVEPEEKIYV
- a CDS encoding oleate hydratase translates to MKAKADETTRVYLIGSGIANLAAAFYLIEDAGVDPQRITIYEQWDIAGGALDGSGDPEHGYLIRGGRMHEKHYHCYWDLLSHIPSYDDPDVTVYEETIEFNERYVSDNHARLLKEGKRVDLRSYRLSLQDQFDMTKLLFTPESELQRLRIEDWFSGEFFQTNYWLIFTSMFAFQKWSSLMEARRYMLRFMHLMPGMKRLQGILRTKYNQYHSVVVPLQQWLGDKGVRFELKTRVVDIDFDLGDGKKRATHLHLVTNGESRTLEVGEKDYCFLINGSIVDAPDEGDLKTPARLKGVEDSGSWSLWKKIAAKDPDFGNPDVFCGDIDRSKWYSYTVTLRDRTFHDYMEDFTGNLNGTGGLITLTDSNWLMSIVIARQPHFPDQPNDVKVFWGYGLYVDRVGNKVKKPMSECTGEEILRELWYHLKIEEMMEPIMQSERLVNCIPVAMPFIDSLFMPRAFGDRPAVLPEGTENFAFLGQFTEVKDDCVFTVEYSVRTAQMAVFGLFDCGKEPLPVYVGAHNPIAMMKAAAAIAE
- a CDS encoding dihydrolipoyl dehydrogenase family protein, with translation MEYDYDIVFLGGGLNYAGAVVASKARLKCALVEKNPAHLGGTCLHNGCIPSKMYLAAADTVRASKKAHFSGSLSLDMAKLDEEKEALLARATKAIMKQCENVEIVEGEGVLTAPHTIEADGKTVTGRYVIIGTGSRPFIPEGIVYDSHSVITSDEVLNMREFPERIAIYGDGAIGLEMASFFASVGVETELIWRHDTLLRKAHPKISENAMKQMEALGVTLLPDHSIETAKKAKKGVHIRFSDGSEHHVPKLLVATGRRPNVEAVRNDAVAVDKRGIVTDEHFETTCKDHYAVGDCNGKLQLAHAARAEVLYVVRQILGEKPEPLNLNHVVKFIHTLPCSYAVVGETRSELEKRGVEYKESVVPLSGLPFPHTHDGDLGVMVVYADEDRFIMGGEVFCPGAEEIIAVVSMALAGEMDVKLARRTILAHPTFSESLERAFDRL